A region of Chitinivibrionia bacterium DNA encodes the following proteins:
- a CDS encoding IMP dehydrogenase, with amino-acid sequence MAIIINDVSRTFSEYLLIPRLSERKHTTNNVSLKTPISRFKIGEEPRLSLNIPFSAASMQAVSGAEMGVALAREGGMAFVFCSQPIENQAAMIRSVRNFKAGFIKSDTNVSPTTSLKDTLRLVSQTNHSTVAITENGKNNGKFLGILTDKDYWAKEDDLSKPVSDYMTPVEKVHSLPVGVSLHDANVAIRRCRKDCMPVLTSEGYLDSLVFRKDFVAHNDNPYELIDNEKRLVAAAGINTHDYKERVPALVEAGATVFTIDSSDGFSEYQKDCALWIKENYGDKVIVGGGNVIAGDGFRYLADEAQLDFIKVGIGGGSICITREQKGIGRGQASALMDVVNERNRYFAEKGIYVPICSDGGLVNDTQIIIALAMGADFVMMGRYFAMTDESPTQKISINGQRYKAYWGEGSNRARNWQRYSEGGASGGAMKFEEGVDAYVPAMGALSEALSISLAKLKATMCNNGALTLKEFTDNAVLTRISEQSFVEGGTSNVMKLNANANV; translated from the coding sequence ATGGCTATTATTATCAACGACGTATCGAGGACATTCTCCGAATATCTTCTGATACCGCGGCTGAGCGAGAGAAAACACACTACGAACAACGTTTCTTTGAAAACTCCGATTTCGCGCTTTAAAATTGGCGAAGAACCGCGGCTTTCTTTAAATATTCCGTTTTCTGCGGCGAGTATGCAGGCGGTTTCGGGTGCGGAAATGGGTGTTGCGCTTGCCCGCGAGGGAGGAATGGCGTTTGTTTTTTGTTCGCAACCTATAGAAAATCAGGCGGCAATGATACGCTCCGTCAGGAATTTTAAGGCGGGATTTATTAAGAGCGACACAAATGTTTCGCCGACTACTTCGCTCAAAGATACGCTGAGATTGGTTTCGCAAACAAACCATTCCACGGTTGCAATAACCGAAAACGGTAAAAATAACGGTAAATTTTTGGGGATTTTGACCGACAAGGATTATTGGGCAAAGGAAGACGATTTGTCGAAGCCCGTCTCGGATTATATGACTCCCGTCGAAAAAGTTCATTCGTTGCCCGTGGGGGTTTCGCTTCACGACGCAAACGTTGCAATTCGCAGATGCCGCAAAGATTGTATGCCTGTTTTAACAAGCGAAGGCTACTTGGACTCCTTGGTTTTCCGCAAAGATTTTGTCGCTCACAACGACAATCCATACGAGCTCATAGACAACGAAAAACGACTTGTCGCCGCCGCGGGAATTAACACTCACGACTACAAAGAGCGCGTTCCAGCATTGGTCGAAGCAGGCGCAACCGTGTTTACAATAGACTCTTCGGACGGATTTTCGGAATACCAAAAAGATTGCGCGCTTTGGATAAAAGAAAACTACGGCGACAAAGTAATTGTAGGCGGCGGAAACGTAATAGCGGGCGACGGTTTCAGATATTTGGCGGACGAAGCGCAGCTCGATTTCATAAAAGTCGGGATAGGCGGCGGAAGTATCTGCATAACCCGCGAGCAAAAAGGAATAGGTCGCGGACAAGCAAGCGCGCTTATGGACGTGGTAAACGAGCGAAACCGTTATTTTGCGGAAAAAGGAATTTACGTGCCGATTTGCTCCGACGGCGGACTTGTAAACGACACTCAAATAATTATTGCGCTTGCGATGGGCGCCGATTTCGTGATGATGGGTCGCTATTTTGCAATGACCGACGAAAGTCCCACGCAAAAAATATCCATAAACGGACAACGCTACAAAGCGTATTGGGGCGAAGGCAGCAACCGCGCGCGAAATTGGCAACGCTACAGCGAAGGCGGCGCAAGCGGCGGCGCAATGAAGTTTGAAGAAGGCGTTGACGCTTATGTTCCCGCGATGGGCGCGCTTTCGGAGGCGTTGAGCATTTCGCTTGCAAAACTTAAAGCCACAATGTGCAACAACGGCGCGCTTACGCTTAAGGAATTTACCGATAACGCCGTATTAACGCGCATTTCCGAGCAGTCTTTTGTAGAAGGCGGCACAAGCAACGTAATGAAATTAAACGCGAACGCGAACGTATGA
- a CDS encoding Txe/YoeB family addiction module toxin: protein MIYELDIPEKVFKEIADYKRTGNLSAFNKIMTFLEELKIHPRTGTGKPEPLKFGLREFWSRRITREHRLIYSIKDEVVMVEIISAKSHYGDK, encoded by the coding sequence ATGATTTACGAACTTGATATTCCTGAAAAAGTATTTAAAGAAATAGCAGATTACAAACGGACGGGTAATTTATCGGCTTTTAACAAAATAATGACATTTTTGGAAGAATTGAAAATACATCCAAGGACAGGAACAGGAAAACCTGAGCCGTTAAAATTCGGATTGAGAGAATTTTGGTCGAGAAGAATAACTCGTGAACATCGTTTGATTTACTCAATAAAAGATGAAGTTGTTATGGTTGAGATAATTTCTGCAAAAAGCCATTATGGAGATAAGTAA